A stretch of DNA from Cannabis sativa cultivar Pink pepper isolate KNU-18-1 chromosome X, ASM2916894v1, whole genome shotgun sequence:
taaaatactacaataggtggctggccatacactaatggattgggccttgctttttgcaattttgcaattttaacaccttttgtatctgattttctcaaaaatgccaatttcttaattcaatcatttaaatgtcaattctaactatttaataactataaataattattaaataatattgtcatttatcatatttattaattgaaccatacaaagtatcataattaacaaatatgcccctataaactctttctttacaatttcgcccttacttagtgaaaatttcacaaatagacatagtctaatttgagaattataattgattaatcaaaaccaattacatgagtcttacaagcaatattatctcaactagtggggggaccatgggtctatataaccgagcttccaataagtagatcaagaatttagcactaaaattcactaacttattaattcttcgttgaatccacgcatagaacttagaattgcactctcagtatatagaatgctctatatgttccaccatatagacacatcattagttatccattgttataatcctaatttgatcaattatcctctatatgaatgatctacacagtaaagggattaaattaccgtaacaccctactatgtattttatccttaaaacacttgaccccgtataaatgatatttcagcttatgtgaaatgagatctccaccatttattttcgtttggtcaagctcgaaggtgatcatcctttgcttactattcgccagatagaagctatagattccatgtttatgctagcgctcccactcaattgcactaccgtgttcccaaaaagtacgtatcaccctgacttaaaagtaggcttaactaacaattcaaggaacacgaatagcctttcaagattgagcctaatcataacaggattaagatcatttgatctaggatcaactaggcgatattgacttgaatagattttacggtaagtttaattaaatctaagtcaaagttcaatatcggtcccttccgatgcatactccatgcaaccaacctgagctttactttaaccaatgctctggaaagaacatagcacttctccaaatgcaagtaaactctgttgtagattatcatatcagtaaaaccccatgtctgataaatctaggaaaactttattcacatggtcatgtttactttccaatgtgttgacggcacaataaacaggatcaagtatgtgaaaagggtttcagataaatttatacattatgtacatataatcatgaaataaatcatgtgaaccatgcaacattaaatgttatttctgatctatattaataagtaaatctgattatattgaaatgagttttatttagggcataaaacccaacaatgagAACATATTCAACCAAGCTAGATTAGCTAACCCCCTATCCAATCGGACTTCATTCCAATGATTGATACCCCTTCCTCGCTCCCAAGTAAAAGGATAGCCACATAACTCCATATCTTGAAGACCACTATCCGCCAAAGCTTGCTGAAAACCTTGAATTAAAAATTCAGGATATCTATTACCCGCTTTTTTATCATCATGTGAGAGAACATTATTTAGATCACCCATCACAGACCATGGCAAAGTAGAGTTAGCAGCCAGGGTACGCAAGAGATTCCAAGTAGAAGAACGACAACGTTTGTTCGGTTCGCCATACATACCAATAAACCGCCACTCATTCATCCCTTCAATAGAAACTCGCACATCAATATAGGCATTTGAAAAACCAAGCAAATACACCTCTTCTTTAGCTTTCCATAACAAAGCAATACCTCTACTTCTACCATCCACATCCACAGCCATCATTCCCTCAAAGCCCAACATAACCCGCACTCTCTCCATCTGCGAACGACTAGAAAGAGTCTCACAGAGAAACACAATACTCTGTATCTTTTGGATCACAAGATCCTTAAGGAATTGTAAAGTCCATGGGTTCCCAAGTCCGTGGcaatttcaagataaaattttcataatgaACGGTGGGCCTGGATACCAGTACCCAccaaatccaattttttttacCCATTGTCACATCATCCCTAATGTGGAGCCCATCATCACCTTCCAAATCAGTCATTCTTCTTTTCGAATCAACCACCAACAAACAAGCctctttattaatattattatttaatagatCTTGATTTTTATCTGTTAGCATTTTTTCCTCCACATAAATAGGAATCCCATTAGCTTCCTTTGATCTCGCTATCTCTCTACCAGATTGACCCGAAATTCTCTCCACCAttataactttaatttaaaattattacacttaattatttagttttttttttatttaaacatttaaaaagtaaaaaagtgaaATAGGTTGAATGTATTTTCTAAAGAAATGGCTAAACtcctttatcttttttataagGAGACATTTACTCAAAAAATCAAACCAGAGTCAAAAAATAAAGTCAAGCTCCCCAAGAAAAAGAAGCAACCTCAAACTCGAATAGAAAAACTCATACTTAGTTCttctagttataaaaaaaataatttaatattatttaaaactaattaattatttaaaaatttattatacaagaagagaattttaatttgtgtaaaaagaaatctaatttttgtaaaaaataaataaataaagtttcattgtaaatattataattaaatggtttaactgttaaaataattatagtaaggatttatataaaaaattatttataattattaattgctaaaagaggtattgcaaaatattgaattaattatttttttaaaaaaattaattataattaattgattttaaaaataaaattttacttaGTAGTAAACTGCTATTATAggtaagaaaaaaatacaaacatgatagttacaataaaaatgtaaccattcaGTAGTCACCCTttactattaatattttttataataaaattagacattaatttccttttttttcttaactttatatatttctttataaaaaaaaataattttatttataatatataagctTTCTgcttaatttcttttaaaacaaacattaatgttttaatttattaattttagttttgttttataaaacaaattatacaatttaatttttatttattaattgttaattatataaattattttttaacatatataaatattgataCTCCTAGCCTCAAGCGGCCATAGGAGAGTGTGTTAGAAGTCCTGGGTTCGAGTCAGGTTATATGTattgtgtaatatataaacgcttgaatcaaaaaaatattgatACTACTCTAATATGTCCAATTATCCATATTACATTGCTCTTTGTCTCAAACTTATCAAGGAGACTTGAATTCGAATATCATATTTTGTAGTAGCAAACTACCGCGTTTGCTCATAAAGTATTGCCTTTTTAAAAGAACATTAGTATCAAAAATGAAGTTTAGTTTGTGCTAAGTGACTAAGCTGCTAAAAGTAAGCAGGCATTGGAGCACTTGATTACATTTACAGAATGTgaattatatacaaataaattTATACTTAACAACGCTTTTCTAGCAACTATCAGCCCATCAAGCCTTTCAATTACATCAACTTACTACCATCCTATCCTACTCTCCTACTCTACTTTTGTTGACACGTTCTTTTCCCATAAGGATTTCCCACTAGAGACCATGGTAATAAGCTACTCATTCTCttcacacaaattgtataaaTAACCAACTACAGCAGAACACATCAAGGTCTCGATTTGACTCGTTTCTCTCTCCAGATGTTAACTAATTTAAAAACAAATCGGTTTCTTTAGCGTTTCAGCAGAGTATGACCATGCAATGATCAATCAAAGTAGATTTCCTTCATTTAACTACTCTGTCAAATGGTTGTGcctgtaaagaaaagaaaaacaaaaaagaagttAAGAGTGAGTTTCTACTTTAGTCAGAGCGAGCTCAGAGCTCTTGATTAGCCTAAGAGTGTCAAAACGAACACCAAACTTAGCATGCTGCCCCAAAAGGACACTtgattgtgatttttttttcacttgagctagcctcaagtggttcaCTTGATTGTGAAATCAAAACCTTAAAAAGAAGCTTCCCTTCTTCTAAGTTAGTCTTCATATTTGAGCCATAGTACAATCTTTTCAACCATTAAATTCTTATTAGACTACTGGTTCTACTCTCCCTCACCAGTTAAAGCCATGTTAGTATCTCATATCAAATTAGAAGGCCGCCTTAAGAGTTCCATAGTCAATTCATGTGTACCCTTCACAACTtccaaaaatagataaaacatTCAATTGGTAATTTGGCAACTACATTACTAACACATTACTAACACATACGGTAATTTGGCAACTACATTACTAACACATACGGATATGCTACTCGTTGTACTGCTTAAGCTTAGTAACACAAACTACAAGCAATATCAAAGTTGAACGAAAGGCTAACAACCAtaccttttcttttttattccaTTTCCATCATAGCATTTTGCAAACTTTTCCGTCCTGAACAAGTTGATTGATGGCGTCTCTGAACTTGTGATAATCCTCAACCGTGTTATAAACTTGGTGAGATATCCGAGCATAACCACTGATTAGCCCATTCTTATTATCCCTAGTTTCAGTTGCAGCATCATCTTCTGGAGCCTGGTAATGAATAGGAACTTCTACACCATAACAGGTCCGCAAATGCGACCTCAACTTCGACCCATTGTCCTCACTGGAAATACCCAATTGGGAAGGCAAGCCAACCATAATCATACTGGCACACATATGAGGCGGCGAGCCAAGAATGGTGCCCCATGACTCTACCAACATCTGTCCCATTTGAACAACCCTCTCATGGTTCCTCTTCATAATCCCCTCTAACCCACCTTCGAAGGTGCTCACAAACTCCATAACCGAAGGCACAAGGAGCTGTGAGCTATAGTCCCGAGTCCCAATCCAAGAAGTCTCAATGGGCAACTCATTCCGGCTATAAAACACGGCAACAGAAGGTGGACAAAAGAACCATTTATGTAAGTTTGTCACATAGAAATCGGCCCCAATCTCTTTTACATCGACGGGGACAGTACCCAAGGCGTGAGCTGCATCGACAAAGACCTGGTCGACACCCTCCTCCCTGCATATGCGAACTAATTCCCCAACGGGAATAAGGACAGAGGGCATGGAAGTAATATGATCAATTATGGCTAACCTAATCTTGCTACCGTTGGCTTTTCCTCTCTGTAAACCCTTCCTGAACCGGGCAACGATTTCTTGGGGGGAACGAACAGGAAAGGGAAGCGGGATCTCAACGACGGAGGCGCCGGCGGTGGCGACGTAGGCTTGGATGGATTTCTTGACAGCCTGGAAGGCGCAGTTGAACATGACGACGGTGTCATTGCGGGAGAGGGAGGTGGAGATGTGGCGGAGGACGATAGCGGCAGCAGTGGTGGCGTTGTCGATGAGGGAAACCTGATGGAGGTGGTCAGCGTTGATGAGGGACTTGAGGAGGGAGCGGGAGTGGAGGAGGGCGTCGGGGAGGACGTCGGAGTAGAACTTGTCGGGTTGGCAGAGGAAGCGAAGATGCCATTGGCGGTGGGCAGCCAAGACGGAGTGAGGGCAACAACCAAAGCTGCCGTTGTTGATGCGGGCGATGCCTTGGAGATGGTGGGAGAAGTGTTGTTGGATTTGGGAAGCGGTGTTGGAGTTGTGATGATGGGAGTGGCCATTGCCATTGAGATAGTCATGGTCTTCCTCTCCTTCGTCCATAGCTTTATCCATATTGGTCATGGTAACGGTGGTTGGTTACTAGTTTCCGTTTATTGATTTTGGGGGGAGGGATGCTTGATGTTTCTTAggcataattaaatttttttttttaagtggaattactttatatattgtgttttttttaaaaaaaaatttacggttttagtttttttaaatagttGCAAGCACTAGTTACAATaggaatttttatatattttttgttgcaatttaggttgtaGCACCTTTCTatatagaatttcgtaaaaatacaaaaaaaaaaatatttagaagtTTAAAAATTAGGGGTGCTCGGGTGGTGcaatttttaactattttttcaaaccaacctaCATGCACAtgtgattttttcaattttttaaaccGCACCCTGCAAAActaaaaaatagcaaaaatcgcaccgcaaaaaatggtgTGGTACGGTTTTTGCAGTTTGCACTAtcaccaaataattaaactatcacaaatacaacaaagtttgagcaacacttgtcaatAATActataaggcttgaaaataaaaatgaaaaaaaaataagtttcaacaatacaataattaataggTTTTGGTTGGatattcacatattggacctaaataaatataaaaatttatatttttataatgtgcggtgcggtgcggtttgaaccgcatacTAACAATTTAAAACTGCAAACTGCACCGCACCGCGCgatttaagaaaaattcaaaccgcaaccgcaccgcaaagaattttAAAGCGCATTTTTTTTTGTGGTGCGGTGTGGTGCGGACGGTTTGAGCGATTTGAtgaacacaaaaataaaaaataccttttttttATTTGCTGAATTAATATTGGGTAAGTtacatttgtaaaaaaaaaagaaaagaaaatattgggtgtttatttatttatttttttgcaagaAAAAATATTGGGTAAGTTACAAGATTCATGTTTGGGTTTTTGGGGCCGCAGAATATAATACAAGAATATTGGGTAAGTTACccagagaagaagaaggagaagaaacgGTGTTGAATTGAAGAGAAAGAAATGAGAACGAAATGAGTCAATTCTTCATTTTGATTCCATCTTCTGAATCATCATATCCTTCTATCAGGTTTCTCAATTTTCTTCTTACACGATCTGATCCATTTAAACTCAATTTCATGTCATCCTAACCTTTGCTAATTAATTGTAGATTTCTTCAATCTGATTCACTTATGGCGGCCACACAACTCATTGGGTTTCCTCCATCATTCGAGTTTTAGTTCCAAGGTACAATCTTTCTGCCTATCTTGAACTGGGTTttcattgttttttattttttctctctttcattTTGTTAATTTACTTTTCTATGTGTTCTGTGCAACAATTCAATGATTTTGCCTGCCAATTCAAACTCATCTGATATAGATTTGCTTTTGTTTTCTGTAAAGTTTGATACTTTTGGTTCTGGGTTCTTGAAGAATTCTTTGTTATAGCGAATATTCGAATTCCCATGGCTAATCCACCACAGCCTAATGTTGGATACTCTAACAACCCCTCTTACTCCTCCGAGTCATCGACGTCTCTGTCTGAGAAAACCCCCATTCCTCCTCCTTTAATTTCTCCCAAGTTTCCTCCGCCTACATTCCAACAAGATCAAACTGCTATTTCACCTTCAATTAGATCACCACCAAATGTACTATCCTCTTCCAATGGGGTGAAATCCGGCAGCCCAATTTCTCACCTGAGCACTCCTCCTGGACCTCCTGTTTTTACTTCACCTGTACGCCCTGCTGCTGTGCCTTTTCGGGCATCGCCGGTAACTCCTCAGCCGCTTGCTTTCTCTTCCGGATCATCTATCCCAACATCCTCTCCTCCCCAGTTCTCAAATGGATTGGTTGATTTCCAGCACCAAGGTGTTCCAGAAGACTCAGCTCATGTTGGGGAAGCCCCATTTGTCTTATTCTCAGCACATAAGGTACTTACTTCTTTCTTTGATGCAAAACCAAGACTATGAtctatatgtgaaattatacaTGTTTCTTTccctttattaattataattagttaaattCCTTTCCCGCTGATCTGTTATTTAGGTATTGAAACAAAAGAAACAAGCAAAtgttccaagtttgggttttggGGCATTGATATCTCCTGGAAAGGAGATTTCACCTGGTCCTCAAATAATACAACGTGATCCACATCGCTGCCAGAGTTGTGGAGCTTATGCAAATATCTATTGCAGTGTACTACTTGGTTCAGGCCAGTGGCAGTGTATAATATGCAGGAAACTGAATGGAAGTGAGGGTGAATACATAGCTCCTAGCAAAGAAGATCTACTTAATTTTCCTGAATTGGCTTCTACTATGGTTGATTATGTTCAAACTGGGAACAAAAGACCTGGTTTTGTTCCGGTTTCTGATTCAAGAACCTCAGCACCTATTGTTCTTGTCATAGATGAATGCTTAGATGAACCACACCTACAACATCTACAGAGTTCTTTGCATGCGTTTGTTGATTCACTTCCCCCAACAACAAGAATCGGGATAGTGTTGTATGGTCGAACAGTATCAGTTTATGACTTTTCAGAAGAATTAGTTGCATCTGCTGATGTGCTTCCTGGTGAAAAATCACCAAGCCAGGAATCATTGAAGGGGTTGATTTATGGCACAGGAATTTATTT
This window harbors:
- the LOC133032718 gene encoding L-cysteine desulfhydrase-like, which encodes MTNMDKAMDEGEEDHDYLNGNGHSHHHNSNTASQIQQHFSHHLQGIARINNGSFGCCPHSVLAAHRQWHLRFLCQPDKFYSDVLPDALLHSRSLLKSLINADHLHQVSLIDNATTAAAIVLRHISTSLSRNDTVVMFNCAFQAVKKSIQAYVATAGASVVEIPLPFPVRSPQEIVARFRKGLQRGKANGSKIRLAIIDHITSMPSVLIPVGELVRICREEGVDQVFVDAAHALGTVPVDVKEIGADFYVTNLHKWFFCPPSVAVFYSRNELPIETSWIGTRDYSSQLLVPSVMEFVSTFEGGLEGIMKRNHERVVQMGQMLVESWGTILGSPPHMCASMIMVGLPSQLGISSEDNGSKLRSHLRTCYGVEVPIHYQAPEDDAATETRDNKNGLISGYARISHQVYNTVEDYHKFRDAINQLVQDGKVCKML